The Zerene cesonia ecotype Mississippi chromosome 14, Zerene_cesonia_1.1, whole genome shotgun sequence genome window below encodes:
- the LOC119832003 gene encoding probable cytochrome P450 49a1, which produces MGTARRFAMIPGPKPLPLIGNSWRFAIGKKPWRTQSLDVTLWKLRELAGTGGAAKVAKLFGHPDLVFPFCAEETAKIYRREDSLPHRAVAPCLKHYKQELRKDFFGNEPGLIGVHGKPWSKFRSKVSKALVAPEAARSAVPCLDHVADDFVNQMENMLDEKNELPESFLTELYKWALESVAAWALGTRLGCIGNHDAAAKEIIKSIHGFFHSVPELELSAPLWRLYSTPAYKTYVKALDSFRSLCLERLTDKGICASIAKVSGEKVATVLALDLLLVGVDTTAAAAASTIYLLANNDRVQKRLQDELDNSLPKGRPLTCKDLDQLQYLRACLKEALRIKPVILGNGRCIQSDVVISGYEVPKGSHVVFPHYIMSNEERYFPSPEEYVPERWLRDTNTLEIETTNTVDSTEHAKAMNILKKQKVIGIHPFASLPFGFGRRMCIGKRFAEVELMLLLAKVFHKYDVSWGYGDLTYSVTPTYVPNEPLQFTLEHRRERRQ; this is translated from the exons ATGGGTACCGCGCGCCGTTTTGCGATGATACCCGGGCCCAAGCCCTTACCACTAATAGGCAACTCTTGGCGCTTTGCCATCGGCAAAAAGCCTTGGCGCACACAATCACTGGACGTCACATTGTGGAAGTTACGTGAATTGGCTGGAACAGGTGGTGCCGCCAAAGTCGCAAAACTATTCGGGCATCCTGATTTGGTTTTCCCATTCTGCGCTGAAGAAACCGCGAAAATATACAGACGTGAAGATTCCTTACCGCATAGAGCGGTCGCTCCGTGTTTGAAGCATTATAAACAAGAGTTAAGAAAAGATTTCTTTGGAAACGAACCGGGTTTAATTGGAGT tcATGGAAAACCATGGTCGAAATTCAGGTCAAAAGTATCAAAGGCCCTAGTAGCACCAGAAGCAGCTAGATCCGCAGTACCATGCTTAGACCATGTAGCGGACGACTTCGTCAATCA AATGGAGAACATGTTGGACGAAAAGAACGAGCTTCCAGAGAGTTTCCTCACAGAACTGTATAAATGGGCGCTTGaat cTGTAGCGGCTTGGGCTCTTGGAACAAGACTAGGATGCATTGGTAATCACGATGCTGCTGCCAAAGAAATCATCAAAAGTATTCACGGATTTTTCCATAGTGTACCCGAACTAGAACTGTCTGCTCCACTGTGGAGACTATATTCAACTCCTGCTTACAAAACTTACGTCAAAGCATTAGATTCCTTCAGATCCCTCTGCTTAGAAAGACTGACTGACAAAGGAATATGTGCTAGCATTGCTAAGGTTTCGGGCGAAAAGGTGGCTACTGTTTTAGCGTTGGATTTACTATTAGTCGGTGTAGATACAACTGCAGCGGCCGCAGCGAGTACAATATACCTATTAGCTAACAATGACAGAGTCCAGAAACGATTGCAGGACGAATTAGATAATAGTCTACCTAAAGGGCGACCTCTTACTTGCAAGGATCTCGATCAGCTTCAATACCTACGAGCTTGTCTTAAAGAAGCATTGCG AATAAAACCGGTGATATTGGGCAATGGAAGGTGTATACAATCTGACGTTGTCATATCGGGATATGAAGTTCCTAAAGGA TCACACGTTGTATTCCCGCATTACATTATGTCAAACGAAGAGAGATACTTCCCATCGCCAGAAGAATACGTACCGGAGAGGTGGTTAAGAGATACGAATACGCTTGAAATTGAGACCACAAATACAGTGGACTCGACGGAACACGCCAAAGCAATGAACATATTGAAGAAACAGAAGGTGATAGGCATCCACCCATTCGCATCGTTGCCGTTTGGATTTGGACGACGAATGTGTATTGGCAAAAGATTTGCAGAGGTCGAACTAATGCTATTGCTCGCGAAG GTGTTTCACAAGTACGACGTATCATGGGGTTACGGGGATCTGACGTACAGCGTAACCCCCACTTACGTGCCTAACGAACCCCTGCAGTTCACACTCGAGCACAGACGAGAGAGACGCCAATAA
- the LOC119831684 gene encoding cyclin-Q has product MKDVIDVMALQNNRREKRLPDYRSAPSHSLATNFIFECGMKLGLQPATIATAAIFYHKFFKEADKNDYDCYVVCTACLCVAGKSRDEPVRPRDAVNVAHNSINRGAGPLELGDEYWSWRGAVAQAELLVLRLLGFNLETPSPHKYLLHYLRSLQEWFPSSQWRGAPIARTAMAFLQDFHHSPNILDYRAPHTAVACLTLALHSLGVSVPLAATLDDDSAWYSVFTKDLPKEKNWEIMEKIMQVYSREPEPI; this is encoded by the exons ATGAAAGACGTAATCGATGTGATGGCATTACAAAATAACCGGCGTGAAAAACGTCTACCTGATTATCGCAGTGCTCCAAGTCATAGTTTAGCCACAAACTTCATATTTGAATGTGGTATGAAACTTGGTTTACAGCCGGCAACAATTGCAACAGCAGCGATATTTTAccacaaattttttaaagaggccgataaaaatgattatgatTGCTATGTAGTTTGCACAGCATGTCTTTGTGTTGCTGGAAAGTCGCGCGATGAGCCCGTGAGGCCGAGAGATGCAGTGAACGTAGCACACAATTCAATCAATCGTGGAGCCGGTCCCTTGGAATTAGGAGATGAATACTGGTCGTGGAGAGGAGCTGTAGCGCAAGCAGAATTGTTAGTGTTGCGACTGCTCGGCTTCAATTTAGAAACTCCATCCCCGCACAAgtatttgttacattatttgCGATCTCTACAAGAATGGTTCCCGTCGTCTCAATGGCGTGGGGCTCCGATTGCAAGGACAGCAATGGCATTCTTACAAGATTTCCATCATTCCCCTAACATATTAGATTACAGAGCCCCACATACAGCAGTTGCTTGTCTGACTTTAGCCCTTCATTCTTTGGGTGTCTCTGTGCCACTAGCAGCAACATTAGATGATGATTCAGCATGGTATTCT GTCTTCACTAAGGATTTGCCAAAGGAGAAGAATTGGGAGATAATGGAGAAAATTATGCAAGTATATAGCAGAGAGCCTGAACcaatatga
- the LOC119832068 gene encoding cAMP-dependent protein kinase type II regulatory subunit, with amino-acid sequence MSRPQGGRIQVPDDLREILLEFTISYLLEQPGDVINYAVEFFTRLQNNRTTTIVRGPSAGTPDESIISDEEEPPVARFNNRRKSVFAETYDPEEDDSDEGAPAVFPKSDAQRARLAEAVRGILLFRSLDAQQMQQVLDAMFEKRSEPGEYVIRQGDDGDNFYVIENGMFDVLVTGDDGVEKVVHTYEGSGSFGELALMYNMPRAASVRAQSPGALWAMDRHTFRRILLKSAFKKRKLYEELLDKVPMLKALQPYERANLADALLPRTLIDGELIIRQGDSADGMYFVEDGSVSIRIARDDGNEHEIKRLGKGDYFGELALVTHKPRAASVYAIGATKVAFLDVETFERLLGPCMEIMKRNIDDYEEQLVKLFGDKSNLTDVR; translated from the exons ATGAGCAGGCCTCAAGGCGGACGCATCCAAGTCCCTGATGACCTTAGAGAAATCCTATTGGAATTTACTATAAGTTACCTGTTGGAGCAACCAGGAGATGTTATCAACTACGCGGTCGAGTTTTTCACTAGGTTACAAAACAACCGGACCACAACCATAGTTCGTGGCCCGTCGGCTGGCACACCCGATGAGTCCATAATTTCAGACGAAGAAG AGCCGCCGGTGGCGCGCTTCAACAACCGCCGCAAGTCTGTGTTCGCGGAGACCTACGACCCGGAGGAGGATGACTCCGATGAGGGCGCTCCGGCCGTTTTCCCCAAATCGGATGCTCAAAGGGCGCGTCTCGCTGAGGCGGTGCGGGGGATACTACTCTTCCGCTCGCTCGACGCTCAGCAGATGCAACag GTGTTGGACGCCATGTTCGAAAAACGCTCGGAGCCGGGCGAATATGTCATCCGCCAGGGCGACGACGGCGATAACTTCTATGTGATCGAGAATGGCATGTTCGACGTGCTCGTCACCGGCGATGATGGCGTTGAGAAG GTGGTGCACACATACGAGGGCTCCGGCTCGTTCGGCGAACTAGCCCTCATGTACAACATGCCCCGTGCGGCCTCGGTGCGCGCTCAGAGCCCGGGCGCGCTGTGGGCCATGGACCGCCACACGTTCCGCCGGATCCTACTCAAGAGCGCGTTCAAGAAGCGCAAGCTGTACGAGGAGCTCTTGGACAAGGTGCCGATGCTGAAGGCTCTCCAG CCGTACGAGCGCGCGAACCTGGCGGACGCGCTGCTGCCGCGCACGCTGATCGACGGCGAGCTGATCATACGGCAGGGCGACTCGGCGGACGGCATGTACTTCGTGGAGGACGGCTCCGTCAGCATCCGCATCGCGCGCGACGACGGCAACGAGCACGAGATCAAGCGGCTCG GCAAGGGAGACTACTTCGGCGAGCTGGCTCTGGTCACCCACAAGCCGCGCGCCGCCTCTGTGTACGCTATCGGCGCTACAAAAGTCGCAT TCCTCGACGTGGAGACGTTCGAGCGGCTGCTGGGCCCGTGCATGGAGATAATGAAGCGCAACATCGATGACTACGAGGAGCAGCTCGTGAAGCTGTTCGGCGACAAGAGCAACCTCACCGACGTGCGATGA